One genomic region from Vitis riparia cultivar Riparia Gloire de Montpellier isolate 1030 chromosome 17, EGFV_Vit.rip_1.0, whole genome shotgun sequence encodes:
- the LOC117904620 gene encoding eukaryotic translation initiation factor 5A-2, whose amino-acid sequence MSDEEHHFESKGDAGASKTYPQQAGTIRKNGYIVIKSRPCKVVEVSTSKTGKHGHAKCHFVGIDIFNGKKLEDIVPSSHNCDVPHVNRTDYQLIDISEDGFVSLLTENGNTKDDLRLPTDDNLLTQIKDGFAEGKDLVVSVMSAMGEEQICALKDIGPK is encoded by the exons ATGTCTGACGAGGAGCATCACTTTGAGTCCAAGGGCGACGCCGGAGCCTCCAAGACCTATCCTCAGCAAGCTGGCACGATCCGCAAGAACGGGTACATTGTCATTAAGTCTCGCCCTTGCAAG GTTGTGGAAGTTTCCACCTCTAAGACCGGCAAGCATGGTCATGCTAAGTGCCACTTTGTTGGGATTGACATCTTCAATGGGAAAAAGCTTGAGGATATTGTTCCATCTTCCCACAACTGTGAT GTTCCTCATGTCAATCGTACTGATTACCAGCTGATTGATATTTCTGAGGATGGATTT GTTAGTTTGCTGACTGAAAATGGTAACACAAAGGATGATCTGAGGCTCCCAACTGATGACAATCTGCTGACCCAG ATCAAGGATGGTTTTGCTGAGGGGAAAGACTTGGTTGTGAGTGTGATGTCTGCAATGGGAGAGGAGCAGATCTGTGCTCTCAAGGACATTGGCCCCAAGtag